The proteins below come from a single Leptospirillum ferriphilum genomic window:
- a CDS encoding ABC transporter ATP-binding protein translates to MIQFEAVSLGYGDRVVVSDINIEVPDGKTMVILGDSGSGKSTLLKGILGILQPFSGRILVDGEDVGQLDEKELLSYRQRIGMVFQEGALFDSLTVGENVGFWLWEHTDWSDEKIEERVRTLLRFVSLEQVIDQRPDALSGGMKRRVAIARAMAPQDPKVMLYDEPTTGLDPFTSRSICDLVRQVQSEFNVMSLVVTHDLHDAFRVGDLFSFIHDAKVILTGDRKTIEQSTDPFVRTFLST, encoded by the coding sequence ATGATCCAGTTTGAGGCGGTGTCTCTGGGGTACGGTGACCGGGTCGTTGTCAGCGACATCAACATTGAAGTTCCGGACGGAAAGACAATGGTCATTCTGGGAGACAGCGGATCCGGAAAGTCGACTCTTCTGAAAGGTATCCTCGGCATTCTCCAGCCTTTTTCGGGAAGGATCCTGGTGGATGGCGAGGATGTGGGGCAACTGGATGAAAAAGAGCTGCTCAGTTATCGGCAGCGCATTGGAATGGTGTTCCAGGAAGGAGCCCTCTTCGACTCTCTGACGGTGGGAGAAAACGTCGGGTTCTGGCTCTGGGAACATACGGACTGGAGCGATGAAAAGATTGAGGAGCGTGTCCGTACACTCCTTCGCTTCGTCAGCCTTGAACAGGTCATCGACCAGCGCCCCGATGCGCTCTCCGGAGGGATGAAGCGGCGGGTCGCCATTGCGCGGGCAATGGCACCCCAGGATCCGAAAGTCATGCTTTATGATGAACCGACGACCGGTCTGGATCCGTTTACCTCCCGTTCCATCTGCGATCTGGTCCGCCAGGTCCAGTCGGAATTCAATGTGATGAGTCTCGTGGTGACGCATGATCTGCATGATGCGTTTCGGGTCGGAGACCTGTTTTCGTTCATCCATGATGCGAAGGTCATTCTGACAGGGGATCGGAAAACGATCGAACAGTCGACCGATCCGTTTGTCCGGACATTTCTGTCAACATGA
- a CDS encoding MlaD family protein, with the protein MKRSSNLKLSEIRVGLIVGISFLLGALAIVTYGKVQNLFSKQVPLTILFDNVRGLTVGAPVRISGMNSGFVKSIHFVRFHNQQLIQVRIRLSASRLPDLSEETSAVIRTQGLMGIKFLELIPGDLSKGPINPALPIYGKATLTMETVLGKGSDLVKNLKNLSISMQELMEQVREGHGTVGRFMTKPELYDNLDQATREIRSVAEDVNHGTGPVSSLIHSREMTRRLNDILRHLDGVMASLDDPQGSLGMLARDPATAGDLRTSIHAMAGILKDLKAGKGTAGQILVDPAMGQKMDATLDRVNALLDDMKKDPHKYFSVQVHVF; encoded by the coding sequence ATGAAGCGGAGCAGCAATCTGAAGCTGTCCGAAATTCGGGTGGGACTGATCGTCGGGATCAGCTTTTTGTTGGGGGCCCTGGCGATCGTCACATACGGGAAAGTCCAGAACCTGTTTTCGAAACAGGTCCCCCTGACGATTCTGTTTGATAACGTCCGGGGGCTTACGGTGGGAGCACCGGTCAGGATTTCGGGGATGAACAGCGGTTTCGTCAAAAGCATCCACTTCGTCCGTTTCCATAACCAGCAGCTGATCCAGGTCCGTATCCGCCTTTCGGCATCCCGCCTGCCGGACCTTTCGGAGGAGACATCGGCGGTGATCCGGACCCAGGGGTTGATGGGAATCAAGTTTCTTGAACTGATTCCGGGAGACCTGTCAAAGGGGCCGATCAATCCTGCCCTTCCGATCTACGGAAAGGCAACCCTGACGATGGAGACCGTTCTGGGCAAGGGGTCGGATCTCGTCAAAAATCTCAAGAATCTGTCGATTTCCATGCAGGAGCTTATGGAACAGGTCCGGGAGGGGCACGGGACAGTCGGGCGTTTCATGACGAAACCCGAACTGTATGATAATCTCGATCAGGCGACGCGCGAGATTCGTTCGGTTGCGGAGGACGTGAATCATGGAACGGGCCCCGTGTCGTCCCTGATCCACTCCAGGGAGATGACCCGGCGCCTGAACGATATTCTCCGGCATCTCGACGGCGTCATGGCTTCTCTCGATGATCCGCAGGGTTCCCTTGGAATGCTGGCCCGGGATCCCGCCACAGCCGGCGATCTCCGGACATCGATCCATGCAATGGCCGGAATCCTGAAGGATCTGAAAGCCGGAAAGGGAACCGCAGGCCAGATTCTGGTGGATCCGGCGATGGGGCAGAAGATGGACGCAACTCTGGACCGTGTCAATGCGCTTCTGGACGATATGAAAAAAGATCCTCACAAGTACTTTTCCGTCCAGGTGCACGTTTTTTGA
- a CDS encoding metallophosphoesterase, which yields MRIRTFIVLVFGGYTLLEAGVAAWLGHAGVSSAGIGIYLFLTLAMPFYLRMAFSRNWPRPLWLMPLFFGHFFLSGMFLLCVALLDMAGHFFHLLGQDGWASKLLSPIFQAKGVAALAVLILGAVVVNRFRGPAVHRRRVEVPGLAPELAGFRILQVSDVHVGMFESSSTLQSLRRTIESNSADLLVFTGDMIDRRLTELDRFLSFFGDLSAPEGVYCVLGNHEYWIDGPAVKKRLEENGWGVLENRSVPISRGSRTLFLVGISDPASEREDGTGGPDPAKAFQNVHPENGDMVVVLAHNPGLWNDLRPYPATLTLSGHTHGGQIGFPWGRWSLATLFYDFDRGLFRREEKGVSQWLLVNVGTGYFGVPVRLGVSSAVELVTLVSL from the coding sequence ATGCGTATAAGGACGTTTATTGTTCTCGTCTTTGGGGGATACACGCTTCTCGAAGCCGGGGTGGCGGCATGGCTTGGTCATGCGGGTGTTTCGTCTGCCGGAATCGGGATTTACCTTTTTCTGACCCTGGCCATGCCATTCTACCTCAGGATGGCGTTTTCGCGGAACTGGCCCCGCCCTCTCTGGCTCATGCCCCTGTTTTTTGGTCACTTTTTCCTTTCCGGGATGTTTCTTCTGTGTGTCGCCCTTCTGGACATGGCGGGCCATTTTTTTCATCTTCTGGGACAGGACGGATGGGCTTCGAAGCTTCTTTCTCCCATTTTCCAGGCCAAAGGCGTCGCGGCGTTGGCCGTTCTGATCCTCGGAGCGGTCGTGGTGAACCGTTTCCGGGGCCCTGCCGTGCATCGGAGGAGGGTGGAGGTTCCCGGCCTTGCTCCGGAGCTTGCGGGGTTTCGCATTCTGCAGGTGTCGGATGTCCATGTCGGGATGTTCGAATCCTCTTCCACACTGCAATCCCTGCGAAGGACCATTGAATCCAACTCGGCCGATCTCCTGGTGTTTACCGGGGACATGATCGATCGTCGATTGACGGAACTGGACCGATTTTTGTCTTTTTTCGGGGATCTTTCGGCACCGGAAGGGGTTTATTGCGTTCTGGGAAATCATGAATACTGGATCGACGGTCCGGCGGTCAAAAAACGCCTTGAGGAAAATGGATGGGGAGTTCTGGAAAATCGGAGCGTTCCGATCTCCCGGGGGAGCCGGACGCTCTTCCTCGTGGGGATCAGCGATCCCGCCTCGGAAAGAGAAGACGGAACGGGCGGGCCGGATCCGGCCAAAGCCTTTCAGAACGTTCATCCGGAAAATGGAGATATGGTGGTTGTCTTGGCCCACAATCCCGGTCTCTGGAACGACCTTCGACCCTACCCGGCGACCTTGACCCTTTCCGGGCACACGCATGGAGGTCAGATCGGGTTTCCCTGGGGAAGATGGAGCCTGGCAACCCTTTTTTATGACTTTGACAGGGGACTGTTTCGAAGGGAGGAGAAGGGTGTTTCCCAGTGGCTTCTCGTCAATGTGGGAACAGGCTATTTCGGTGTTCCCGTGAGGCTCGGCGTGTCTTCGGCGGTAGAACTTGTCACGCTGGTGTCGCTCTGA